CGCGCTCGGCATCGGCGCGCTGCTGCTGGCGTTGGCGAAACTCAGCACTGCGGCGGCCCGCTTGCTCCAGAAGGCCCCGGCCATTTTCTCCCTGAAACGCAATGCCGAAATTCGCCAGTAAGCTGGTTAGCATTTCTTTCACTACGGGCGTGCGCTCGGCGTTATCGGCCAGGAGCGCGGAAATTTTTTGAGCTTCAAGGGTAAAGTCCTGCGCTTGCCGGGCGGCGTGGTGGTGCTGAGTGTTGGCTTGCTGCAGCTGTAGCTCGGCGCTGGTGCGTTGGCGCGCAAGATCCTGGATGTGTTTTACGAGGGCCTTTATGGTGTCACTGGCAGCTTTTTCGTCGGCTTCAGCCAGCAGCGGGATGGGCTCGTCGGAGGGCGAAGGCTCAGGGGCCAGCTGCTCTAACATGGCCAAAAAGGTATTCAGGTGATTGAAGCGGGTACCGAGGGCGCGCACGCGCTGGCTGAGCGCCTCTTCCCGCTGCTGGTCGCGCTGAAAGCCGTCTTCGCTCACGCCCAGCACCCCGGCCAGATAGGGGTGCTCGGTGGCCCCGCACACCGGGCAGGCCTGCCCCGGGATTAGCAGCTGGCGGGTTTCAGCATGCGACAATACCAATTGCTGCAGGTGCACACTGCGGCGCAAATCGTCCCAATGCTGCTGCTGCTGCTCCTGCTCCTGGTGCAGGAAGGCTACATGGTGGCGCAGGCGGCGCAGCCAAGTGCTATGCTCAGCCGTGGCGGCGGCCTGGTCGGCGGCCAGCTGCTCCAGCTGCCGACGGGCCTGCGCGGCTTCCTTCTGATGCTGCTCAGCAGCGGTTTGCAACGTTCTTAGACGCTGTTGGGCCTCGCTTAGGCGCTGGTTGAGCTGGCCCCGCTCGGTAGCCAGGCTGTCCCAGTCCTGCGCGTTGGCCGACAGTTCCGGCAGGATATCGGCCAGCTCACTCAGGCGGGCATTGTCGGTCAGCCACTTGTCCAGGTGGTGCAGCGTGTGCTGCAGCGTATGCAGGCGGGTAGTGGCTTGGTCGGCTTCGGCCTTACTGCGCTTGCACTGCTCGTTGTTTAGGTCGTACTCCTGCTTTTCCTTAATGAGCTGGGCTTCGGCCTGGCCAATAAGGCTATCCAGCCGTTCGGCCTCGCGCAGCTCCGGCTCCTGCTGCTGCAGTACGGCCTGGGCCTGCTGGTGCACAGTTTGGGCTGCCTGGCGGGCCTGCCGCACCTGCGCCAGCTGCTCCTGCTGCTGCGGTAGCTGCCGACGGAATTGCTCGGCTTCGTGGTGCAGGCGTTGCAGATGGGTATCGGCCTGCTGGAGCAACGCCCAGGGCGTGCGGAAGGGCGCTGCCTGCTGGTGCACCGCCACGCGCTGCCGAATGGAAACCAGGGTTTCGGCCTGAAGCTGAAGCTGCTGCTGACGCTCCTGCGTAGTTTGGAGCTTGAGGCGCAGCTCCCGCAGGCGCAGCTGCCACTGCCGGGCCTCGCGCAGGTGTTCCTGGGCCGCTGTGGCGGTAGTCAGCTGGTTAGTCAGCTCCTGAATCTCGGATTCGAACGAGGATACCTCCTCCGGCGAGAGCAGCACCAGGCCCGCCAGGCCCGCGCGCAGCTGCTCTACCTGCTGGGTTTCCTGCTTGGCCCGCTCAAACGCTGCCCGCGAAATATCGGAGTACTTGCGGGTGTCGGTAATCTTCTCCAGCAGCTGAGCCCGCTCCCCGGCCGGGGCTTTCAGAAAGCGGGTGAAGTCGCCCTGCGCCAGCAAAACGGAGCGCAGAAACTGCTTGTACTCCAAGCCGCTCAACTCGGCCACGCGTACCGGCACGTTGCGCTTCATGGTTTCCAGAAACGGCCAGGTTTCCGTGCCGTCTTCTGCCACCTTCCTTTCGCTGAGCTCCATTTTGGGGTCCTGGAGGTTGCCTTCCGGCTTCCGGCGGGCGCGGTACTGGCTCCACTTGCTGCGGTACTCCTGGCCGTTTACTTCGAACTCCACTTCGGCCCAGCTTTCGCCGGTGCCGTGGCTCATCACGTGCTCGGGGCCGCTGGTTTCGTGGCGGGGCACCTGGCCATAAAGGGC
The Hymenobacter sp. DG25B genome window above contains:
- a CDS encoding AAA family ATPase, whose amino-acid sequence is MKILRVRFYNLNSLRGEHTVDFSQTPLVDAGLFAITGPTGAGKTTILDAITLALYGQVPRHETSGPEHVMSHGTGESWAEVEFEVNGQEYRSKWSQYRARRKPEGNLQDPKMELSERKVAEDGTETWPFLETMKRNVPVRVAELSGLEYKQFLRSVLLAQGDFTRFLKAPAGERAQLLEKITDTRKYSDISRAAFERAKQETQQVEQLRAGLAGLVLLSPEEVSSFESEIQELTNQLTTATAAQEHLREARQWQLRLRELRLKLQTTQERQQQLQLQAETLVSIRQRVAVHQQAAPFRTPWALLQQADTHLQRLHHEAEQFRRQLPQQQEQLAQVRQARQAAQTVHQQAQAVLQQQEPELREAERLDSLIGQAEAQLIKEKQEYDLNNEQCKRSKAEADQATTRLHTLQHTLHHLDKWLTDNARLSELADILPELSANAQDWDSLATERGQLNQRLSEAQQRLRTLQTAAEQHQKEAAQARRQLEQLAADQAAATAEHSTWLRRLRHHVAFLHQEQEQQQQHWDDLRRSVHLQQLVLSHAETRQLLIPGQACPVCGATEHPYLAGVLGVSEDGFQRDQQREEALSQRVRALGTRFNHLNTFLAMLEQLAPEPSPSDEPIPLLAEADEKAASDTIKALVKHIQDLARQRTSAELQLQQANTQHHHAARQAQDFTLEAQKISALLADNAERTPVVKEMLTSLLANFGIAFQGENGRGLLEQAGRRSAEFRQRQQQRADAERELGELKAAAAKAEAEKGQLQAWLSARKQALVEQHAAIQAQQKQRQQLFAGPDVTAALQQLAATVEQAAREMERRQQLEQEQETALALATAALRQREQDAQRQQQQRQQQHDELVAALTGAGLAPDPATLPALLLDDHEMRQLADQLRQHEQEVAAAQHALADITQQLQQEDARALSPEPLEQLEAQLTTTNQQLAALNQQLGQRQERLGSHQSGLERHAALALELEKQQQEARRWRQLAELIGSADGKKFSEFAQGLTLARLIDLANRHLHRFTDRYRILRNPEQHLDLLIQDDYQASSVRTMNSLSGGESFLVSLALALGLSELAGRKTQIDTLFIDEGFGTLDPDTLDVALSALEMLQGTGKTIGIISHVEALKERVTTQINIRKGAGGFSSIQVLGFGEEV